The sequence CAAGCAGGGCTAGAGGAAGCAGAACTTTGCCGCAAAGACATTCAAGCAGAAGGCGAAGCGGCACTTACTTACATTAAGAAAAACAAAATCAAAGGGATTGTTCTTGCAGGGCATCCGTACCATATTGATCCAGAAGTAAACCACGGAATTCCAGAACTTATTACGATGAACGGCATGGCGGTTCTGACCGAAGATTCGATTTCTCATCTCGGAGAAATTGACCATAAACTTCGTGTTGAAAACCAGTGGAAATATCACGCAAGACTTTATCGTGCAGCCAGCTTTACTGCTAAAAGTGAAGATTTAGAATTTGTGCAATTGACCTCTTTTGGTTGTGGACTTGATGCGATTACAACGGATATGTGCCAAGAAATCATTGAAGGGCATAACAAAGTATACACATTACTAAAAATCGATGAAATCAACAACCTTGGTGCCGCACGTATTCGCGTTCGTTCCTTAAAAGCAGCCATGGAAGAACGTGAAAAAAACAACGTGAAACCAGGCATTATGGCAAAACCAAAAGAACGTCCATTATTCACGAAGGAAATGAAGAAAACGTATACTATCTTAGCGCCACAGCTAGCTCCAACCCATTTTGAAATGTTGGAAGCTGCTTGTAAAGTGGGCGGTTATAACTTGGAAGTATTACCAGCAGTTACACCACGCGCAGTGGATGAGGGCTTACGTTACGTCAATAACGATGCTTGTTATCCAGCAATTTTAACGATTGGACAAATGATGGATGCACTGAAACACGGCGATTATGATGTAAATAATTTGGCTGTATTGATGACGCAAACAGGTGGTGGGTGTCGGGCTACCAATTATATCTCGATGCTGAAAAAAGCACTCGGAGAAGCTGGTCTTGACCATATCCCAGTTATTTCGCTTAATGCCAACGGTTTAGAAAAACAACCAGGATTTAAAATGACGCCAAAAGTTCTTGTTCGTTTCCTAGCTGGAATTAGCTTAGGAGATGCGCTCGACCGAATGCTTTACCGTACTAGACCATATGAAGTAGAACCAGGAAGCGCCAATAAAATGTTCCGTCATTATCTCGATGCAGGACGCGAGCTAATGAAAAATTATTCTTTTGGAGCATATAAAAAATTAGCAAATGAAATGGTTCGCGCCTTTGACAACTTACCAATAACAAATGAAGTGAAACCGAGAGTTGGTGTCGTTGGAGAAATTCTCGTGAAATTCCATCCGGGTGCTAATAACAATATTGTTGATGTTATTGAAGACGAGGGCGGAGAAGCGGTTGTTCCCGATTTAACAGATTTCATTTTATATTGTTGTTATGATGATCACTTTGCTGCCAATACATTTGGTCGTTCCAAAGTTAAATCATTCGCGAAACAAAGCGTTGCGATTCCACTCATTAATCAATTCCGCAAACCAGTAACTGATGCGCTGAAGAAAAGTGAACGCTTTGAAGCACCAGCAAGTATCGAATCTATCGCTGAAAAAGCGAGTCAATTACTATCACTCGGAAATAAAATGGGTGAAGGCTGGTTCTTAACAGGAGAAATGTTTGAATTACTCGATAGTAACGTACCAAATATCGCGTGTTTACAACCGTTTGCTTGCTTGCCGAACCATATTACCGGTCGAGGCATGATTAAAGGACTCAAAAAAATGTATCCAGAAGCTAATATCATGTCGATTGACTACGATGCTGGATCAAGCTCTGTGAACCAACTAAATCGAATCAAATTAATGCTTTCCATCGCTAGAAAACAACTAGAAACGGCAGAAGTAATCACAGAGAAAGAAACAAACACACGATTCAACCCAAGAGAAAAAATCCTTGGTAAAGCAAAACAAGTAAGAGAGAGCGCTCCAGTCGAAATGATTGGAAACAAAGTGAAACAAGCGCGGGACGCAGACCCAGTTGGCGCGATAGCTCAGAAAGTGAAACATGTTGCATCTAGTAGCGAACATGTTCAAACGGATAATGAATAGAAAAAATCCGCCCCATACAAGGGGCGGATTTTTTCTATTCAATACTCAAGTATTTAGTTTCACTATAATACCCATTACCACCTACATATACACGGGCTATTTCCTTATTAGCATCTACACCTAATTTAACTAAAATTTCGGAAGGAGAATGTAGCGAGTGTCCTTGTTCAAATACATAAAGTTCTTTTTGCAAGTATTGATTTTTATAAAGATAACAAGCTAAAGCACCATTAGAGGTCCCAGTCGCAGCTTCTTCATTAATATCAAATAGTGGAGCGAAATTCCGGCAAATAATTCGGTCATCGCTAAAAGTATATAGATGCATTCCAACAACTTCATACTGCTTGCTGACCTCTTTAACCTTTTCAAAATTTGGCTTTAGGGCATATAAATCGGCTTCACTTTTAATTGGAATTAATATATCTTTTAAACCCGTAGACACAATTTGAATTGGATAATTAGCACTTAGTAAGTTTAAATCAAAACAACCAGTTAAATTAGCAGGCGGAATGATATCATAAAAAGTTGGTTGATTTTGTTCCATGAAGATAGTACCATCTTTTATTGTAATCGTAAGGACACCGCTATTTGTCTCAATTGTATACCGGTTCTTATGAATTTTATTTACATGCTTCAAAATTGCGAAAGTGCCGATTGTCGCATGACCGCATAAAGCAACTTCTTCTTTCGGGGTAAAATATTCTAATTTAAAATCAGCGCAGTTAGATTCAGTTAGGAAGGCAGTTTCCGCATAGCCTAGTTGTTTTGCGATGGCCATTTTTTGAGCGGTGGCGAGTGTTGGTTCGTTTAATACGACACCAGCTTTATTTCCCCCTTTATTATTTTTACTAAATGCACTTGCAACATAAACAGATATATCCATAATAATAAAACTCCCTTGTTTAAACTTTATTCTTCCGTAATCAGCGCAAACTCAGCACGTACTACTTCTTTCAAATCAGTAGGGGCTAGTTCGATTTGTAGTCCTCTTTTTCCAGCCGAAATCAGTATGGTATCAAGCGATTCAGCACTGTTATCAATAAATGTTGGAAATAATTTTTTCATTCCAATCGGCGAACATCCACCGCGAATATAGCCAGTCAGCTTTTCTAGCGTATCCACCGCAATTAATTCACATTTTTTATTACCGCTAATCTTTGCCAAATGTTTTAAATGCAAAGTCTTATCGGCAGGTATGCAAGCAACGATATTTCCTGTTTTGTCACCAGTCAGGACTAAGGTTTTAAAAATTTGTGCGGGATTATTCCCTGTTTCTTCCGCAACGTGAAGCGCATCCAAGGCCTCTTCACTCCAAGCATACTCATGCAAATCATATTTTATCTTCTGTTTATCTAAAATCCGACACGCATTTGTCTTTTTATTCAAGTCTTTCACCTCGATTTATTTGAAATTATGTACATATTATGACACTTTTTGTAAAATAGTTGGCATTTTAGCTCTCGTTCTGTACAATGAAATGGAATTCAAATAAGAAAGGGAGATTTACTAATGAAAAAAGGGTTATTTAGTATGGTTCTTATGCTTGCAATGGTACTTGTATTAAGTGCATGTGGCGGCGCATCAAGGGTAGAACCAAAAAAAGCAGGAGAAATCACTGTTAATGCCGTAGTTTACAATAAAGATACGGATAAAGTAAAAGATGTATATGGTGAAGATGGTTCTAAATTCGAAAAAGAATTTGAAACTAGTTTTAAAGAAAGCTTTATCAATACATTTACAGCAAGTTTTTCTAGTGATGTAAACTTAGACAAACAAGTGGATGAGTTTTATGATGCACTTCGCAAACAAGTAAACGAAAAAACTTCGTATACTACTAAAGTAACAAATGACGACAAAGAAAGTCCAGAAATTCAATTCGCTGTTAAAGGGCTTGATATGAAAGGCGTTCAAACAGAATTAGTAGAAGAATTAACAAAAGCGGCAACAGCTGACCCATCTCTTGCAACAGATGATCAAAAAATGGCTGAAAAAACAATGGAAATCTATACGAAAGCTGTTCAAAATGCAGATGCAGTATCAGAAGCTAAAACAGTTACACTTAAATTGAAAGTAGATCCAGATGACGATTCTTTATGGAAAATGGAAAACGATATGGCATTCATGCAAGCACTAACAACAGCATTCTTTATGGGTGGTATGTAAGTTTTTATATGAATAGACACCAGCAACTTTCGGGTTGTTGGTGTTTTTTTGTTTCCAAGAATAAATGTTATAATAACATGAAGATTTACTAATGGGAGGCGCTATATGACTACTATAAAAATCGCATTAATCCAACAAAAAGCAGTACCAAATAATAAGGAAGCCAATTTAAAATTAGCCATTAAATATATAAGAGAAGCACATAAAAAAGGGGCAGATTTAGTACTTTTCCCAGAAATGTGGTCAAACGGTTATGCGCCACCTTTTGAAGATGCTTTTAATCATCCACTAGCTACTGGGTTTGGGGCAGAACGATTCAAGTGGTTAAATGAAGCAATCGAAGCAGACAGTGCTTATGTTTTGACACTGAAAGAACTTGCCAAAGAGCTACAGATTGGCATTTGCGCTACGTATTTGTCTAAAACGGAACAAAAAACACAAAATGCTGCTATTATTATTGACCGTAAAGGAGAAATAATTTTAGACTATGCCAAAGTCCATACGTGTGATTTTTCTTTAGAAATATTACTACAAAGTGGCGAGGAATTTAAAGTTTGTGAGTTTGATGGTATTAAGCTGGGGGTCATGATTTGCTATGATCGCGAGTTTCCAGAAAGCGCCAGAGTTCTCATGTTAAAAGGTGCAGAAATTATCCTCTTTCCAAATGCTTGTGGTATGAATCCAGCCAGACTTAATCAACTAAATTCTCGTGCTTTTGAAAACATGGTTGGCGTAGCGATGGCAAACTATCCTGGCGAAAAATGGGGCAAATCCACTGCTTTTTCCCCGATTGTTTTTGATGAAAATGGGGATTACCGCGATAATACGATTATGGAAACAGATGACGTTTCAGAAGGTGTTTTTATTGCTGAATTTAATTTAGACGAGATTCGAAATTACCGGGAAAATGAAACGTGGGGAAATGCCTACCGAAAACCACAAACATATACAGAATTAATAAGTTCAGATGTAAAAGCGCCATTTAAACGAAATTAAAAAAACAGAGAAGAGCAATCTCTGTTTTTTTCTTTTAAAAATAGTAAAGTCCAGTAACAATCAGCGCAACGACCAAAATCCCCGGAACCAGATTCGCGACCCGAATCTTTGTTAAACCAAGTAAGTTGAGTCCAATCGCCAAAATCATAATTCCACCTGTAGCCGTTAATTCTTTTATAATTAGCGCCATCAGGTCTGCTGGAACGAATTGATTAATCTGGGTTGCGAATAATGCGATAATACCTTCAAAAAGGAACACTGGAATCGCAGAGAGCATAACACCCCAACCAAGTGTCGTACTAAGAAGAAGGGCGATAAACCCATCCATTACTGATTTCGTATAAAGCACATCATGATTTCCGCGAATGCCACTATCAAGCGCACCGATAATTCCCATCGCACCAATCACAAAAATAAGGGTAGCTGTTACAAAGCCTTTTGAAACATTACTTTTTCCTTTGGCACCGACTTTCCGTTCAATCCAGTGCCCAAGCTGATTCAGGTGATAATCTATATTAAGCCATTCCCCAATAACGGCTCCAAAACAAATACTTAAAATGACAATAAGCGAGTTGCTCGTTTTAAATGCCATTTGAATGCCAAGGACGATAACGGATAACCCCATCCCTTTCATGACTGTGTCTTTCATACGTTCAGGGATATTATGTAATTTCATGCCAATAACAGAGCCAATCAAAATCCCAAGCCCGTTTACTAGCGCACCAAGTAGAACCATTTTCTTCCTCCCTTTTTTTCATATAGCAATAGTATACAGGAAGTTTTCGCCAATTGGGAGTTTTATTTCGTACAAAAAAGTCGAAGGATCAGAGTGATCCTTCGACTTTAAGTCTATTTTCCGGCTACTGTAAAGCGTTCATTTAAGTGATTAGGTCGTTCAATTTCATCTAAAACAGCAATCGCATAGTCTTCCATACTGATAAAACTATTGCCATCGCTACCAAACAGGAGATGATCTTTTCCTATTTGATAGTCTCCAGTGCGTTCACCGGGCTCAAACATAGCAGAAGGGCTAATGTACGTCCAACTGAATTCTGCTTGATGTGATTTTAAATGCTCTAATTGTTTTGCTTGCGCACGTGCAGTTGGATAGTAAGGCGCTTCCCGAAGGCCTTTGGACTCTAAAAGAGTGTTTCCGTCTTCATCAATTTGAAGACTAGCTGCTCCACCAACGACAAGTAAGCGCGGAGACACAGTTCCATTTAAAACAGAAATCAAGTGATTAAGGGAAGTGACATGTTTTTCTGCTTCGTCTGGACTAACGCCATAAGCATCAACAACGACATTTTGGTCGGCTAAATCTGAAAGGGTTAAATCAAAAATATCTTTTTGCAAAATATTAATATCTTTGTGTGTTTGCGTGATTTTTCCGGCGTTTCTAACAATGGCTGTTACTTCGTGACCACGATTTTTTGCTTCTTCTAAAATTCTCGAACCAGCTCGGCCCGTAGCACCAATAATACCAATTTTCATGAAAAAAGCCCCCTATTCATTTTTATGGAATAGATTCTCGTTTGATAGAAGAATTATTCCCGAAAGAGGGGACTAGAAAACATTTATTTTTTTGTGGCGTTTGCTAATTGTTTAATTTTGGCTGCGGAATAAATGTGAGAAACCGTGAAAATAATAAGTGCTAACCAAATGAACATGAATGCAAACAATTGGATATGATCGAAACTTTCTTTAAATAGTAATACGCCGAGTGCAAGCATTAATGTTGGTCCAATATATTGCAGGAAGCCAACCATCGTATAGCTGATTTTTTTCGCAGCAGTGGCAAACAGAAGTAGCGGGATAGCTGTAACGACACCAGCACCAACTAAAATAATATTGGTTTCTGCCGCGTATTGCATTAATCCATTGGTTGCGAAAAAGATGACATAAATCAGTGCGAATGGCGTAATAATCATTGTTTCAAGCGTTAAACCCGTCCAAACAGTTACGGAAACAACTTTTTTTATTAGTCCATAAAGCGAAAAAGTAACAGCCATACCGATTGCCGCCCAAGGAACAGATCCAAGATGCCATGTGAGGATTAAAACACCAATTGTTGCAGAAATAACAGCAATAATTTCGCCACGACTCAAGCGTTCTTTTAAGATAACTGTTGCGAGAAGTACGTTTACAAGTGGATTGATATAATAACCAAGACTTGCTTCGGTCACATGCCCACTATTCACCGTATAAATGAATAAATACCAGTTCGCTGTCACTAAAAAAGCTGCCGCAATAATCGCAATCAGCGTTTTTGGTTTAAGCAATACGTCCTTTGTTTCTTGAAAAACCATCGAAGCTTTTCGCAAACAAACGATCAAAAATAACATAAAAATAAAAGACCATATAATTCTATAGGCCAAAATTTCCATTGGTGGGACATTGGTGACTAGCTTCCAGTAAATCGGAAGGACACCCCAAAATACATAAGCGAGAGCACCAGCGATAATGCCGCTTAGCTGTCCATTTTGTTTATTTTCCATAGTGATGTGAGCCCCCTTTTTTAAACAATAGAACTATTTTAGCTTAAAAGGGGGAATAAAGCTACAAAAAAAACCACGAACAGGCTAGCTATTCGTAGTTTTGGTAATTATTTACTTGCTTCGATTTGGATGTTTAATTTCACTTCGTCGCCGATAAGTACGCCGCCAGTTTCTAATGCAGCATTGTAATTTAGGCCAAAGTCTTTACGGTTGAATTTACCTTTTGCTTCAAAGCCAGCTACCATGTTACCAGTGTTTGGATCTTTTCCAGTACCTTCATAGCTTACTTCTAGTGTAAGAGGTTTGGTTACGTCGCGAATCGTTAAGTCACCAGTCACTTCGTATTCATCATCGCCGTCAGCTGTAATTTTTGTTGCTGTGAAAGTCACATTTGGATATTTTTCTACATTAAAGAAGTCTTCGCTTTTCAAATGTCCATCACGCTGCGCTTGACGAGTGTCAACAGAAGCTGCTGCAACGGAGAAGTTTAATTTTGCAGAAGTTAAATCTTCTGGATCCATTTCGATATCCGCTGTGAAATCACTAAATGCCCCTTTTACTTTTGATACCATCATGTGTTTTACTTGAAATTCAATTGAACTATGTGCTGGGTCTACGTTCCATTTTTCTACTGTCATTGTTTCATTCCTCCAAATATGTTTTTTATAAAAGCATTCTCTTATAATCTAGCCTAAATTCTAAGAAATTAAACCTGAGAATAAATACTTTTACGCCTTAGAAAAGCAATTGCTTAACTGTTTATAAGTAAACTATATCATACTTACTTTTAATAAGCAACTATAAAATTGTATTATAAATATATTTTTTTCGTAAATATGATTGAGTTTTTCGGCTAAAGTGCGTAGAATAGGTTACAAGAGGAGGTTGGATGATGGTAGGAATTAATACAGATACAGAAAATATTAGTGAACTATTAAAAACTTATTGGTCAATCCAGCGAATTTCAGCGGGATATGCCGATCAAAATGCGGCGAGTTTAGGATTAACTATTCAACAACTTGCCATGATTAATGTGATTTACAGCACACCTGGTATTTCAGTGGCGGATTTAACGAAACGATTAATTATCACTGGAAGTTCGGCTGCAGCTAATGTTGACGGGTTAATTAGCCTAGGCTTAGTAGTGAAATTAAACAAAACAATTCCAAATGACAGCATGGATTTAACACTTAAGCTTTCGAAAAAAGGAGAAGACTTATCGAAACGCTCTACTGCAAACGCTTTTATGTATAAAGCCATGATGAAAGTATTCGAAAACTTGACCGAAAACGAAATAGAAGAATTAATTCGCCTAAATAAAAAAGTCGAAACCTTACTGAAAAAGAGTAAATAAAAACATCTCCTGTATCATTCAAGTAAAAATGAATGAACAAGAGATGTTTTTTTATTTTTGATCAAATTTGCAGTCTTCCAGTGGAATAACTTTTGTTTTATTTGTAAATTTAAAAGATAGCCAGAAAACTAGAAAAATAGGAAGACCGATATAAGAGATACCGATTTTTTGCCACCAAGCAGGGTTCGTAAATTCTGGTTTCAAAAATGCCGCGTAATCTTGACCGACAATAACTAAAATACATAAAATAAGTGCTAAAATAGGCCCAAATGGGAAAAATTTCGCTTTATATTTTAGTTCACTTAAGTCATGTCCTTGTTTGATAAATGCTTTTCGGAAACGGTAATGACTGATAGCGATGCCGACCCAAGCGATAAATCCAGTTAAACCAGAGGCAGAAAGTAACCACGTATAAATCACTGTGCCATTTTCTGTTAGCGTTGTAATGAATGTCATTGCACCAACAATCGTCGTAACAATTAAAGCTGCCATCGGAATACCACGACGGTTTACTTTACCTAAGAATTTAGGTGCTTTTTTATCGCGAGCCATCGCCCAAAGCATTCGTGTGGAAGCGTAAAGACCTGAATTACCAGCAGATAGAACAGAAGTCAGGATAACCGCATTCATCACGGAAGCCGCAAATGCAAGACCAGCTTTTTCAAATACAAGTGTAAATGGACTAATTGCCACATCTGTTGCCTCGGCACTAAGTAAATTAGGGTTAGTATAAGGAATAATCATCCCAATAATGAAAATCGCAAAAATATAAAATAACAAAATCCGCCAGAATACTTGTTTAATCGCTTTTGGCACGCTGG comes from Listeria monocytogenes and encodes:
- a CDS encoding PhzF family phenazine biosynthesis protein, which encodes MDISVYVASAFSKNNKGGNKAGVVLNEPTLATAQKMAIAKQLGYAETAFLTESNCADFKLEYFTPKEEVALCGHATIGTFAILKHVNKIHKNRYTIETNSGVLTITIKDGTIFMEQNQPTFYDIIPPANLTGCFDLNLLSANYPIQIVSTGLKDILIPIKSEADLYALKPNFEKVKEVSKQYEVVGMHLYTFSDDRIICRNFAPLFDINEEAATGTSNGALACYLYKNQYLQKELYVFEQGHSLHSPSEILVKLGVDANKEIARVYVGGNGYYSETKYLSIE
- a CDS encoding DUF554 domain-containing protein, coding for MVLLGALVNGLGILIGSVIGMKLHNIPERMKDTVMKGMGLSVIVLGIQMAFKTSNSLIVILSICFGAVIGEWLNIDYHLNQLGHWIERKVGAKGKSNVSKGFVTATLIFVIGAMGIIGALDSGIRGNHDVLYTKSVMDGFIALLLSTTLGWGVMLSAIPVFLFEGIIALFATQINQFVPADLMALIIKELTATGGIMILAIGLNLLGLTKIRVANLVPGILVVALIVTGLYYF
- a CDS encoding MarR family winged helix-turn-helix transcriptional regulator, which produces MVGINTDTENISELLKTYWSIQRISAGYADQNAASLGLTIQQLAMINVIYSTPGISVADLTKRLIITGSSAAANVDGLISLGLVVKLNKTIPNDSMDLTLKLSKKGEDLSKRSTANAFMYKAMMKVFENLTENEIEELIRLNKKVETLLKKSK
- the ybaK gene encoding Cys-tRNA(Pro) deacylase, which encodes MNKKTNACRILDKQKIKYDLHEYAWSEEALDALHVAEETGNNPAQIFKTLVLTGDKTGNIVACIPADKTLHLKHLAKISGNKKCELIAVDTLEKLTGYIRGGCSPIGMKKLFPTFIDNSAESLDTILISAGKRGLQIELAPTDLKEVVRAEFALITEE
- a CDS encoding NAD(P)-dependent oxidoreductase; the encoded protein is MKIGIIGATGRAGSRILEEAKNRGHEVTAIVRNAGKITQTHKDINILQKDIFDLTLSDLADQNVVVDAYGVSPDEAEKHVTSLNHLISVLNGTVSPRLLVVGGAASLQIDEDGNTLLESKGLREAPYYPTARAQAKQLEHLKSHQAEFSWTYISPSAMFEPGERTGDYQIGKDHLLFGSDGNSFISMEDYAIAVLDEIERPNHLNERFTVAGK
- the rarD gene encoding EamA family transporter RarD, with the protein product MENKQNGQLSGIIAGALAYVFWGVLPIYWKLVTNVPPMEILAYRIIWSFIFMLFLIVCLRKASMVFQETKDVLLKPKTLIAIIAAAFLVTANWYLFIYTVNSGHVTEASLGYYINPLVNVLLATVILKERLSRGEIIAVISATIGVLILTWHLGSVPWAAIGMAVTFSLYGLIKKVVSVTVWTGLTLETMIITPFALIYVIFFATNGLMQYAAETNIILVGAGVVTAIPLLLFATAAKKISYTMVGFLQYIGPTLMLALGVLLFKESFDHIQLFAFMFIWLALIIFTVSHIYSAAKIKQLANATKK
- a CDS encoding amino acid permease, which codes for MKKETHGEIRRDLKTRHLSMIAIGGSIGTGLFLASGNAIHTAGPGGALVAYIAIGIMVYFLMTSLGEMATYMPVSGSFSTYASRFVDPAFGFALGWNYWFNWAITLAVDISTAAIIVQFWLPNTPAWLWSAIFLILIFGLNALSVKAYGESEYWFSIIKVATVIIFLIVGVLTIVGILGGEVIGFSNFTAGDAPFKGGFFAILGTFLIAGFSFQGTEMVGIAAGESATPETSVPKAIKQVFWRILLFYIFAIFIIGMIIPYTNPNLLSAEATDVAISPFTLVFEKAGLAFAASVMNAVILTSVLSAGNSGLYASTRMLWAMARDKKAPKFLGKVNRRGIPMAALIVTTIVGAMTFITTLTENGTVIYTWLLSASGLTGFIAWVGIAISHYRFRKAFIKQGHDLSELKYKAKFFPFGPILALILCILVIVGQDYAAFLKPEFTNPAWWQKIGISYIGLPIFLVFWLSFKFTNKTKVIPLEDCKFDQK
- a CDS encoding carbon-nitrogen hydrolase family protein; translated protein: MTTIKIALIQQKAVPNNKEANLKLAIKYIREAHKKGADLVLFPEMWSNGYAPPFEDAFNHPLATGFGAERFKWLNEAIEADSAYVLTLKELAKELQIGICATYLSKTEQKTQNAAIIIDRKGEIILDYAKVHTCDFSLEILLQSGEEFKVCEFDGIKLGVMICYDREFPESARVLMLKGAEIILFPNACGMNPARLNQLNSRAFENMVGVAMANYPGEKWGKSTAFSPIVFDENGDYRDNTIMETDDVSEGVFIAEFNLDEIRNYRENETWGNAYRKPQTYTELISSDVKAPFKRN
- a CDS encoding DUF5105 domain-containing protein, producing the protein MKKGLFSMVLMLAMVLVLSACGGASRVEPKKAGEITVNAVVYNKDTDKVKDVYGEDGSKFEKEFETSFKESFINTFTASFSSDVNLDKQVDEFYDALRKQVNEKTSYTTKVTNDDKESPEIQFAVKGLDMKGVQTELVEELTKAATADPSLATDDQKMAEKTMEIYTKAVQNADAVSEAKTVTLKLKVDPDDDSLWKMENDMAFMQALTTAFFMGGM
- a CDS encoding YceI family protein is translated as MTVEKWNVDPAHSSIEFQVKHMMVSKVKGAFSDFTADIEMDPEDLTSAKLNFSVAAASVDTRQAQRDGHLKSEDFFNVEKYPNVTFTATKITADGDDEYEVTGDLTIRDVTKPLTLEVSYEGTGKDPNTGNMVAGFEAKGKFNRKDFGLNYNAALETGGVLIGDEVKLNIQIEASK